The Vigna angularis cultivar LongXiaoDou No.4 chromosome 6, ASM1680809v1, whole genome shotgun sequence genome contains the following window.
GCATGATGTGGGTCGTCTGTATGAAATTTCTGTATACGTGTTTTTCTGGATCTGCATGAACGAACTCTGTTGTGCTGTTATGAATGTTTACTGATATGATTTCTGGGTGGTTGAACTGCATGCTGGTTGAAACGTATGAGTGATGGATGAATACTATAATGTATGAATTGTTAATATGTTGATTATTGAATATGAATTAATCTGGAAGTGAAAGTATAAAGTTCATCAATTTGAGATTCATTTGAAGTATAAAGTATAGGTTAAATTGTTGAAATCTGGAATTTGTTAAGGTTGAGAAATCTGCACTGAAATCATGCctttgataaatgacgctcgtcactgtacggtcttaaaccgttcggttttcctcttaaaataacttagaatgggattccttcatttggaaagaattctgctcgtgaacgagcgtccctATTTGgatctttgagagcgttcgaccttatgtcgagcgttcgtccgttagagcgttcgacctcatgtcgagcgttcgtccgttagagcgttcgacctcatgtcgagcgttcgtccgttagagcgttcgacctcatgtcgagcgttcgtccgttagagcgttcgacctcatgtcgagcgttcgtccgttagagcgttcgacctcatgtcgagcgttcgtctgtgagagcgttcgacctcatgtcgagcgttcgtctgtgagagcgttcgtctttgagagcgttcgaccttatgtcgagcgttcgtctgtgagagcgttcgacctcatgtcgagcgttcgtctttgatagcgttcgacctcatatcgagcgttcgtctttaataTCGTTCGGCCTTATATCGAACGATcgttctaaatcgcgcaaggtctcctATCAAGCGCTCGTACAACTGAATAAGTATTTGATTTTAaacagcgttcgtcctgaatttgaaatagcgttcgtcctgatctcaaatagcgttcgtctatacagttaattaacgttcgtcttttagAGAAGTgtaattgagaatgaaaatgtgatgttgaggaAATTATAAAATGGACGAATCATATATGAGGTGAAAttatgatattgatatttgaacgagcgttccaaggaggaacgactctgattTCTATTGGATatgaaatttggtaaagtatgactgtggataagttaagactcgctgtccatcctgatgttccgtgatacgcctcttcaagtagaagggggtattcatgtgtgggaacggcaggaggtccttagtccataagttaacatgggcgacgtaagaacggacttacctcgagtggcagctgtttggtgtatcccagttactacatcactcgggtgcaaggacgcttgtaactacacagattcatacagtccggacggtcggtctagcattagtatatttatgtttgattgatgttATGCGTATATGAGTTGATTGTATGATGGtttgaataaaaatgttgaagtatgaatttaaattacgtaagcttaccctttcgtttttttcattgtgttgtctactgtccatgtacgttcgtcctgtcttgcaatgatcatccgttgtggatgtgagcagatggtggtgcatcccttgaagaaatgctggaagaagaaaatttggacgatgccaatctggtggaagttgaagtaaaggccgagccttagagcgctcgtagaTGTTAGGTTGTAGATGTTAGCtcatttttggacgttcggttacttttggaaaaccgttcgttctgatttattttcctgtttctctgaaacgctcgttattttgtactgtagccgttcggctttgacCCTTGAACTCTGTTTAATCTTAAAGACTGTTTACtatactgttaattgtaattaatcctgatttatggtaattatggtattttgggatgttacaggagcatccaattaacaatataataactttttgtttttgtgaaaCTTCTTCACATTAAGCTGACATGTGGTCATAACAAATTAATCCTATATACATTGTTTATCCTTCTTATTTAAGTctacttatatttttaacatttatcaGGAATgctaaaatgattaaaaagtgTTAAGGATCAAAGAGCTCCTGTCCAAAAATTTAGTTCATGTAAATTCCAACGCTGAACTACTTAAACATTTAACCAAAAAATGTTCATTACTAGACTCCCAATAGCCATTATTTTACGCAATGATTCCCATTACTTATATACAATACAAGTTGTGTAACGCACAACTTGATAGTTCTAATTACCACAAAATTTGAATAATCCACTGTTTGTTCCAAGCAATCATCATGTTGAACGTGGTGGATTCAGACTTTGTTTCCACAATTGCCAAAATATCTCTTTAAACCAGACAAATACAGCAGGTATGGACAGTAGACACATCAGAATGACACCACGGACTGTGGATGAGTTGAAGATTGCAGCTGAGATAGTGCAGTATCACTTTCTTCGTTTTCGTCAAAAGGCATTGATTTTCCACATGCATCCTTCCTGTGaatcaaaataagaaattgataGGAAGTTATAaatcacaattaattatttaaaagaaaatagcaAGCCTGCTATTAATTGCTCATACAAGTGAATATAGTTCAAGCAAAAAGCAAACCTTAAATAGGAATGCATACCTTTGAGTGATGACACTCTCCTCAGATAATGCCTTTTCCAACCTCTCTTCAAATGGCGTTGCATGCCAATTCACTTTCTGATCCTGAAAATCAATCAGTAAACATTAGATGCAGATGCaatatagagagagaaaaaactcGCCTAGGAAATAATGATTACAAGTCATACTTCTTTATACTTATTGGTTGAATTTGGTATGCCGTTACCATCCCACCACTTAGGAGGAGGAGCTTGAGAATCCTCATTCTCGTTCCAGTGAGCTGCAACCATCCCAATGATAGGCCTGTCGACAGGTGATTTCCGGACATGATTATAAGCAATCTGCATTCTCCTGTTTCTCTCTTCCAGAATGACAGCCGCAGGCTTCAACCAAGAAGATAAGCTTTCCTCCACTTTACATTCATCTTCACAAGAAATTTTCTTTAACCCTTTATCTGGTGTTAAAGTTGTAATTTCAGAACATTCAACTGATTCACTCAGCTTCCTTGAATCTTGGGTATGACCATCTTCCTCAAGTATCTTCTGAGAGACTTCATCATCAGGGTTGTTAATAGGATACACAAACTGGGACTTAAGTCTAGGCCTAACGTTTTGCAAGTCTTCTTTTGTTGTAGGGTAAACAGTTCCAGGAGTTTGCATCTCGTCAGATAGCTTCATTGGGGTGGGATAAGGTGATGGTTTATAGGCACTCTCATTGTTTGTGGAatctattttcttcatttgtgGTCTGCCATATTCAGACAAGTCACAGGACGATAAATCAGCCTCACATTCAAAACGTACAGACTTGTTTCTCTTAGTGTATGTGGCTGATGGCCAAGGTGAAACAGAAGCTGTATTTT
Protein-coding sequences here:
- the LOC108342042 gene encoding protein JASON, with amino-acid sequence MGCFFACFRARDSATATTTTVPSSRSGKHKPDDVAVSRNQLSTLFLCEEREDSVVRDDVKDFEVRSQKGDCEAKFLKAGARIAFEKVHHESRPFNPSTPVKCCEEGEKRTNCFEQTPSSCISNAQSSQCASLDSTEGNRTGSLYSLDKNENTASVSPWPSATYTKRNKSVRFECEADLSSCDLSEYGRPQMKKIDSTNNESAYKPSPYPTPMKLSDEMQTPGTVYPTTKEDLQNVRPRLKSQFVYPINNPDDEVSQKILEEDGHTQDSRKLSESVECSEITTLTPDKGLKKISCEDECKVEESLSSWLKPAAVILEERNRRMQIAYNHVRKSPVDRPIIGMVAAHWNENEDSQAPPPKWWDGNGIPNSTNKYKEDQKVNWHATPFEERLEKALSEESVITQRKDACGKSMPFDENEESDTALSQLQSSTHPQSVVSF